A region of the Primulina eburnea isolate SZY01 chromosome 7, ASM2296580v1, whole genome shotgun sequence genome:
TAGATAAATCATACATGACCGCAAAACAATAGTCTACAAAAAGCGAGGAAAACATGTGACCAAAAGGTAAAAACATTGCTTATGTCTAGTATTTCCCTGTTAGCTTAATGAATCGTAACTCATGCATTTCACGATTGCATTAAAGCAGCGCTGTATCATAACTGTTTTTTAAATTCATATATGATCCCTTTTTAATTCAATCTCAATGAACCAACGGAAGCTAGATAACCACGATAAATGTATAtgctttaaaaaatttattcatgAATCACACTTTACTAATCAGTTCTGCTCTAGCCTTCGGGCTTTTCATGACTATCCAATCAATTTCCATTGACTAGGTTCATTTGATATGGTGCACAAGACAAATAGATAAGTTAAGGGGCAACAACTACAAGTGTTGTCGATGCAAGTGTGGTCGTCTGGAAAGAACAAATAATCCAGTAATGTAGCACTATCCCACTGCCATGCGTAAGGTGCTGCCTCAAATATAGACGAAGATAACGCAATGAAGCTGCACAACCCCGTACACCAACCATGCCTGAAGCCACAGGTGCCCTAGATGATCGATAGCGGAATACCATTAGCTAAAGTACAGTATTTTCCGTATCTCACTGCTTTAAGAATAATTTTCCTGATTTTGCAGCCATTCTTTAGATATGTTAACACAACAGTAGAGTCTCTGTCCATCATTCGACTTCTTTCTTTACTCTACCTTTGCTACCAATGTGGCTCGAAGTATAAAAACCATAAATACTTCTCGAAGATTGAACGAATAAACAGaacccacaaaaaaaaaataaactgcaAGAATTAGATTCAGAGGCGACTAAATTACCTCGTGGGATTCTGAGCTTTCATCATTTTTAATGCAACGGAACTTGGAAGCAGGTTTACTGGTGGGGAAATTGCAGCTGGGCAACACTCCGTCTAAATATTTAGCGCGATAGGCAGGGAAAAGGCAGAGAGAGTGGCCAGGAATCGTTGTAGCCATCTCCCCATACACTCAAAACAGCGCGTACATTTCCTGTTAGGTTTTTTATAGAAAGAGTTTTTAGCAGTAGAGTGTGTCTcatggtctcacgaatcataatatgtgacacgagtcaaccctacccatattcacaataaaaagtaatactcttagcataaaaagtaatacttttaaatgggtgacccaaataaaagatccgtctcacgaatacgacccgtgagaccgtctcacacaagtttttgtctcaGTAGTATCTCGCTATTGTAGAATCCGAGCAAAACAATATATTTTGAGATTATAGGATATGGTGCACACTTGCCAAGACATCATGCGTTTACTTGGTCCATATGATTTACATACTGTTATATTGGTCTTTATATTTACTCAAAATTTATCGAAAATAGAGATCGCGAATTTTTAAGTTCATAAAAAATAAGTACACCCGATCCCATTGTTCTTTTCACACAATTCCCAGTATACATTTTCCGATCAACAGATTTTCTCCTCAATTTTTCATCATATGGGCAAGCTTGATATGACATGGAgctagagagagagagaggagaTGAGAGTGTAACTGATCATAGCACAGAGAGTGGTGATCAGGTAACGATGGAATTGGAAAGCACAAGCATATTCAAGAATCATCATGATTTGTTGGGTTTATGTATACCTGTGTCTCAGGCAGAGACTGAAGAAGATAAAGAGAAGAATAATTTATCGAGGGGAAAGAATGAAAGAGGAAACACAGCCCTCCATGAAGAGTTTATCAATGGTCGAGAATCGACTGTTCAATATTTGATCAAAGAAGATCCCGAGCTATTATTATATTACCGCAACAAACAAGGAATATATGGGTTGTACTTCGCGGCTGAAGCTGCTTTTGCCAACTGTGTTTCTTCGGTCCTTGAATATTCAACACACCATGAACGAGAAAATGATCGGTACCAGGAAAAGTCTCTCATTGAGGCAGCTACgaaaaacaaggtatttcaaaTTTTGCATCTTGTTTGCGTTCTGAGTTAACATGTGACatctaaaatataaaataaaaatgttgtTATATCAACTTCGATAAACTCTCATTCTTTTGGCTAGAAATGTTTTCTAACATGCTGTCGGGGAGCACATTATAAATAGTTAAATATGTTATGAGTAGAAGCAAAAACATAAAGCTAGCCTATATGTTTTTGATTGTCTCATGCTTAATTTATAGTTGCCTGAAACACAGATCCGTTAAAAGCTATATTAGATTTGAATCCACGATTCATCAGATTACAAGATGGTCAAGGGAGGACGCTGGACACCATTTCATTAAGCTGCTTGCTTCATTAGGTTAATTATGTCGAGGTGGTTCTTTACTTGCTGAAAAGGCATGCTTCCGGTGCAACTCGAAGAGATAAAAGTGGCTCATTCCCCATTCATCTTGCTGCTTCCGAAGGTCATGTTGATATCATAAGCCTTTTGCTTAACTACTGTCCTGCTGATCCAGGGAGCTACTCGACAAAAAATGGTCGAAATGTTTTACATCTTGCCGCTAAGAATGGAAAACTTAATGTAGTTACCTACATTCTCCACAATCCTGAACTCAAAGAGCTTACAAATAGGAGCGATAAATCGGGAAATAAACCCCTTCATTTGGCGGAAAAATACAAGGACAGAGTAAACACACTATTGTTTGTATCAACTCTTGTTGCCACAATAAATTTTGCTTCCGGTCTCACTTTCCCTGGTGGGTATAGTACTCTGATACAAACGTAGGCATGGCAGCAATGTTAAGGAAAAAAGCATATTTTCTGTGACACTATAGCCATTTATATTGCTTGTTTTTGTTCTAGTATAAACCAATTTTTGCCTAAATCAACTTCTTTGGAGACATTAAATCATCCAACCATCAAGTTCTGTGAATTTTACTGTTGTATAGCTATAATGTATTGTATGTTTTATGTTACATGATTTTTGATCAAATTAATTATCTTCCTTGAATTTCTGCCATATCTTATATTGACATAAAATTTTGGTAAATGTTAGGGTTagtttaaaaaagaaaaaagctgCATGAGAAAGATGTTGCTGCCCAGGATCGAACTGGGGACCTTTAGTGTGTAAGACTAACGTGATAACCACTACACCACAGCAACCCTTGTTCAACGTGTtgcaataatatatattaaaataaatatactgTATATCGGACAATGCGTAGATATTTGGGAAACAATTATTGACTTTTGTTTCTTCCAGCCATCAAATCCCGCTACTGTCAATCGATCAATTATCTTCAAAAAATTTGAGGGGAAAAAAAATGGGTCGTATGGCACGCAGTTGCACTCAGTCGCTGCTGAAAGCGGTGAATTACGCCTTGGGAATGTTTGGTGTTGCCATGATTGTGTACgctttatggatgttcagagttTGGCTGCGCGACCGCGAATCCGATCATGCGGAAACACCTTGGTGAGTCGGAACATAAAATTCTTTTCCATTTGTATTGTATTTGTTGCTTGAGCTGGATTTGGAATGCAGGTTCACGTACACTGTACTTGGCTTCGGAGTTCTCATGTGCCTGATTACGTGCTCGGGCCATGTTGCTGCGGAGACTGCTAGTGGATGTTGCCTTTACTTTGTATCCTCCTCCATTAATGTTATTTTAATGCCTTTTTTCTTACATGGACAGCGAGCTCTCATATATGAGATTTTTTTATTGCAATTTGTCTGCTGACTTGTCTTCACAAAATGCTTTGTAGCTGAGATTTTTGTCATAAAGTGAACCTCTGACTGTCTTACGCTACAGTCACAAACTGATGCCTTGTGGGTTTTTTTCACTGTACTTCCGCGCATGAAATTGTACTCACTGTGCGTAAATTGACTTGGGAATGCagcactcttttttttttttttttgtttacctTAACTGGAGTAGTACATGGTTTTGGTGTTTCTGGTTTGTGTTTTTGAAGGTGCAGTCACTGCGGACGTATTTTTAAACAGCAACTGGGAGGAGGTATGCATGCCTGGTGTACTGGTTGAATCAAAACAATTGTGAGTTTTGCGTGACTAAGTATTAGTTTAACTGATTCTCAGGATTTTCCTGAGGACCCAACTGAGAACTTGGATAAGTTGAAGGACTTTATCAAGGATAACTTTGACATATGCAAATGGATTGGCTTTACAGTTGTGGCCTTACAGGTCTTCCACATCCCTTTTTCCCcggctctctctctctctctcttctcGACACTCCCACATGCACACACTTAATTAAATTCTTGAATGCGTAAAACAAAATTGGACAAACGAATACTAACTCTAAGAGATAAGCATGGTAATCACTCTATATGTTTAGGTTTGTGTTGAATGCAAAAGTTGAGATGGTCTGGTTAGACTTCTGCAGTTTTCCGCAAACTTGGGCTTGTATCGAGATCATCTCTTATAGTGTTTGCATTGTTCCACCTGCTCAAAATCTGTTTGAGTAATTTTGTTTGACTTCATTTGTAAGACGATGGGTGCATGAGAATATGATCAGCTTAGTAACTGATGAATGGCACTGATCTTATAATGATTCCATTGTAAAACAGACATCATAAGTCATACCATTGATAAAGTTTGGAAGACTCCGAGTGATCCTGAATGGGAatgaatggaaaaaaaaaagctGGAGCATGTTTTGGATAATGGATGCAGTTATGTTGTTAATAGTTTTGACTTGCCATTACTAATTCTGATTTATTTTCAGAATAACATAAAATGTGTCATGCACTCCCAGAATTTTGAAAGGATATCTATGAACGACGAAGGCATGAATTTCTGGTGTTTTACTTTGGTCTTGTCAATATTAATGCCTCATCGTATTTTCTACAAGTTACATTCattttgttttatattattttctttACGTTTGGTTATACTGGTAATGGTATTGAATGCAGGGCATGGGTATATTATTGGCTATTATTCTAAAAGCTTTAGGACCACATCATGTGAGGTACTATGAAAGTGATGATGATTATCTACCAGATAGAGTACCTCTGCTCAAGAATTATGTTCCACACCAATCTTATGTCGTTAGTGACCAGTTTGGGCCAAAAACAAGATTCTCAGAATTTGAGAATCAACCGTAAGGTCAGTGTCatcctttttttttaattacaagTTGGGGGAGAGGGTTTTGCTCTTACCAAGATTTGAACCCTGGCCTCTCCGACAATGGGGAGAGGGCTGTGTCACTTCTCGGTATGGATGGTGGCACATGTAACATATCATATTAAAGCGTGCTTGCTTATCCTGGCAAATCGGAATATTAGTATTGTTTGTCTGCACGGATAAGTTCGAAAAATTTTCCTTTATAAGTGATTATGTTGCTAGAATTTCCTGGATGCACCCCTGCTATTTTTACATGGTGTGAAGTTCTCTCTGCATTTATTGGCTAGGCATTTTGTTGAAAATGGTCCATCTTTAGACTTACAAGATTGGCTGTATCCACAAAATTAACAAAACCTTCCACAAAGCACAATGCTCATATACTATTTATTCCAGACTGAAATACGTCCATAAATCAACTTACAGAACTCCTAGATCaatattgaataatttttttctgGTCTTAGACGGGATTCACATTTCGTTTTATTTTGTACTCGGGAAATCGTACGCATAAAATGTGTAGTTATGGGTTTTTCCATGTCAGGCTAGAAGATCATAAACATCACGACACTGCAGATGAACGAAGGTAATGGAGCTTATCATGTCCCAGTCATCCAAACCTGCTGCTCCGAGTTTTCGGTTGTCAGTGAATTATTGTGAGCTTCGATTTCTCATGGGATCTTGCATGTATTATATGGTAATATTATTGTTTATAAATGTTTGAGCTTATTATTGATGAATCATGAATTATTTGGTGTGATGGAGTAGATAAAATGTTACTGTGAAGCAGATTAAACATCGAAGGAGATGATGAATTGTAGGTCTTGTTTCTTCAGCAAGTTAAATGGTTTACTATATGTATACCTGCGGTGCATGTGCAATCAATTGATGATGCCCCCGAATTGTTTGGACAATTTCTTTGAGCCAAAACTTCGTTCATGTGAATGGTAAAATGATATAGACAGAAAAGATGATCTTTACTTGATTAATGTAGAAATGCAGGTTTATGAGTCAAAATTCTTTGCATTAATAATTCTCAACCGATAACAAtatcgtgtgtgtgtgtgtgtgtgaacacGAACATGTGGATCACACATTATGGTTTTGTTAGGACAAGtgtttataaattttttgtattataaagtttttaatttgtttttgtAAAATGTTTTAAAAGTTGTTTTAAGAGTAAATACGTGTTTCAACAATTATTTTATAAAGTGTTTATATCgtgaaaaaataatatgttttgattttcattattgttttcattttttaaaatatcaagaaATACCCAacatttgatttttaaaaactaTACGTgaaaaattttttaaataaaaaattaaaaatattattcaaacacattcattgattttttttttcactcaTAAGTCTCTAAAAACGTTTTTATAAGTACttatccaaattatttggatttATTGATTTGAAGATGAGAATTTCATTTTTATAATAAGAAATTTATTAATCTGTTTAGGCAAATTAACTCGAAAATGGATTTCAAATATCAAACACTTGTTTTCTAATCATTGTTGTGGGTTTGAAAATATATTCCAACATGGATTTCAAATCAGAAATAATTGTTTAATCACTGTgatgaaaaaattttaaaatttatctaaTCATTTCAGATCATTTTCGCAAATAGTCTCTCGTCTAAATTTTTCGATCCAAACACAGTCttgaataatttcaaatataagcTTATAATAACAATTTTAGGGACATAAAAGGTATTCTTGTTCCATACCAAAATTAAGTTTTGGGAGGATTGACACGAAGATATCAGGTTCTTTTATGTTATTGGACAATAGGTTTTGAGTAAAAATATATGTACGTAAATTATTTTGTACGGGGAGGGATTGCTGGTATATATATTTGAgtgattatattatattttacatataataatcatatttattttttatgtgtGAGAGAGAATAGGCATTGACACCTATGAATGTCAACAGACACGTGGTTTTTGTCATGCGGATGTAACGCCTTAACTGTCCTCCGGTCCCACTTTGTAATGAATAATTAAAAAACCCCGATGGACCACTTAAAGTTTAAACACAAGTTTTAAATAGATTCGATACAACGACTTCAAATCTGTTGTGAACCAGTTATAATTATATTCAATGGAAAGTTATGTGCCCTGATTTTACACAttctttatttgaaaaaaaatataatgttGCATAGAGAGTATATTTCAAGAATCGTCATCAGgatcacttttttttttattttacaatatAGAATCTTAATTAATatcttttttcaaaaaataaaataaaatgtagcCAAAATGGTATATAGGAAAAGCAAACAGAAAGAGTAAAGAGCAGAGTTTGTTTAGTACAGTACATATACATAGAGTGGACAGTTCTAAGTGTTCTAACTGACCAACTTCACCGAAACACTGTCGGCAGACCATTCTTGGTTTGACGATTCACATCCCACATTATGAAGGGTCTACTCTACTTGCTTTTTGTTTGCATTCTGGTGGTCTCTGTTGGTGCAGTGGCCGACCTGCATTGGCATCCCGCGACCGCCACTTGGTACGGTAGCCCTGAAGGGGACGGCAGCGACGGTGGTGCGTGTGGTTACGGCTCTCTGGTGGACGTGAAGCCGTTCAGGGCGAGGGTTGGCGCGGTGAGCCCGGTGCTGTTCAAGGGCGGCGAGGGCTGCGGCGCGTGCTATAAAGTGAAGTGCTTGGACAATTCGATATGCACGAGGAAGGCGGTGACAGTCATCATAACCGACGAGTGCCCCGGCGGTTATTGTTCAAATGGTCGCACGCATTTCGATCTCAGCGGCGCCGCCTTCGGCCGCATGGCCGTCGCCGGTGGCCACGGACTGCTCCGCAA
Encoded here:
- the LOC140835984 gene encoding expansin-B16-like, which codes for MKGLLYLLFVCILVVSVGAVADLHWHPATATWYGSPEGDGSDGGACGYGSLVDVKPFRARVGAVSPVLFKGGEGCGACYKVKCLDNSICTRKAVTVIITDECPGGYCSNGRTHFDLSGAAFGRMAVAGGHGLLRNRGEISVIYRRTPCKYPGKNIAFRVNEGSTNFWLSLLVEFEDGDGDVGSMHIRQANSNQWLEMTHIWGANWCIVAGPLQGPFSVKLTTLSMAKTLSARDVIPRNWTPKATYTSRLNFLS
- the LOC140836625 gene encoding tetraspanin-19-like, giving the protein MGRMARSCTQSLLKAVNYALGMFGVAMIVYALWMFRVWLRDRESDHAETPWFTYTVLGFGVLMCLITCSGHVAAETASGCCLYFYMVLVFLVCVFEGAVTADVFLNSNWEEDFPEDPTENLDKLKDFIKDNFDICKWIGFTVVALQGMGILLAIILKALGPHHVRYYESDDDYLPDRVPLLKNYVPHQSYVVSDQFGPKTRFSEFENQP